The following DNA comes from Musa acuminata AAA Group cultivar baxijiao chromosome BXJ1-4, Cavendish_Baxijiao_AAA, whole genome shotgun sequence.
TGAGTCCAAGGTACCGCATTATTCGAAGACGtcgatttcttctctttggattTTCTGCACATGTTAACTCCTGAAGAAAAAGGAACGAAATTTTGACATAAATGCTAAACATTTCTTCAATGTCTCAACAAGAAAGCATGAAGGACATGCTTTGCACTAAGACAATTTCATGAGCCAAAAATAATTATTAGGATTCCAGCTTACATCAAAATGGACCTTCATTTTTCTTTTCCTTAGGCTCCTCCCTTCATCGGCAGAGTTATTACTTGTGTTACTTGAAGTTTGCCATGTACCTAACAGATTATTTGCAAATGGATCAGATGATGACACGGAAAATATGAGATTTCAGAACTAGTCCTTTGATGAATGAATGAATAAGAACAGGGAAAAAGAATATACCAAGTTTGTCATGTTGATAAGAACTTTTCGGGTTGTCTAAACATCTTTCTAGCAGTGTTCTGGGGCTTGTGTGCACATGTTTGCACAAGGCCTGAATAATTGATAGAATCAAACTTGTACCAGGATGGGATCAAATATCCAAATAAGAGAAGATGCTACAAGGATAAATCTTAACCTGCTTAAGAGCATCTTGAAATGCTTGCAAGGGATTCCTGCTTCTTTCTTCATAGCACTGAACAGAATGAAGATTAATTTAGATAACAGTGCATAATCCAATGAGCATAAAAACTTGAGTAGGAGAAACTATGCTAGATATAAGAATATCAAAAGTTGCAATTTGTCTATAAAGAAATGTGGGATAAAAAAAGTTGAGGCTGAAAAAAGACCAACCATTCTAAGCCCAAAAATGGAACAGATAACAGAAACTTAGTATGCTTACACCTGTTTGGTATATATATTCAGTCTACTTAGGATTAGAGGAACTCTAAAACCAAATCTGTTTGGTTGCAGAATTTTAAAACTGAACTGAACTAGACCAAGGAAAAATAGGTGAAGTTAAACCACCTATTTGGCTTAGGTTGGTCATGTTGCTAGTGCTAAAAAATGTCATGTTTATACAAACATTAGCATATAAGCATAAAATATAAATCTATACATATACAGATCAATATGATTATATCATAGCAGGCTTGTTGGTTTTGACAGTTCTCTTAAATTCCAAATGGAAAAGATCCAAGTTTGGTTTTCCGCTTCCCAAACTGATTGTAACTAGAACCACAGAATAAGGAATGAAAACCAAACTGAACTTGTCAGTGCAGTTTGTTATCTTGATTTTGTTTGGTTCATTACTTcatttcagtgatttaaaaagcgctaggcgccaaaaggcgctaaggtccaaaaacgcccgaggcgctaggcgctcgcccgagcgaaacgaagcgctaaaatataaaaatatataatataattaataaatataattatttaaaattttaaataaaaatatgctattaaattaagaaaattaaccgtattaaaatcaaaataatatattattaatctaataaatataaatactattattaatatactgttaacaatatattgtatactgttaacagtatacagaaggagaaagaagaggagtgtaagggggtgctgattgagaaaagaggaagcggtagcAGCAGCGGCAatgggagcgggagtgtaaggaggcaacggcagcggtagcgagcagcgacaacggcgagcagcgggagcgacaacggcaacgagcagggttagggttgggcaacgacagctgatatcggttttagttggttcgattgaaccaactaaccaccggagaccgaaccagacctaaaatcctggttcggtcgcctggtttaacccaagcgctcgcccgaagccagcgcctgggctcgggcgagcacccaggcgacgcctctttgaagcacgccacctggaagtgaagcgaggcgctccggcctggcctcacctcgcccgagcgcccaagtgcctttttaaatcactgcttcatTTGCCAGCTAAAATCAGTTAAATGATCATATATCAGTTTTAGAGTACTATACATGGAAGCGCCATTCAGTTTTGATGTTATCAGCTTTCCAGGTGGACTACTTCATTATTTATTTTGGGTTATGGAAGAAAACTGGAGTCAATTGGTCCCTTATAAAGCATTCAATTTCATGTCTACATTTAGCTAGCCCGTCTGCATGCAGCATGAAAAATGATTAAATCTCATTTTGAGGATAAAATATCTTCATCTCTCTACCTGATTTAGATTGAATAACTTATCAGTGATATGCATGTCAAACAGTGAACATCTGCAGCAACAATGATGCACCATGTAAGCATCATATAAACATTTTTGGTGCAAATATCAATGAGGAAAACTATCAAAAGTTTATCTACACAAGACTAGGATTTAGCATTAATATCACAGGAACATCTCATAGTATTTAACAGTAACATGATCAATTTTCATCATGAACATGTCAAATAAGGCCTCATTTCCAAACTTTGCATTGAGGATAACTCAAAAATAGTGGTTCTCACCTGCATGCAAAATTGGAAAGCTTGATATGGACGATTATCAAGAAAACTTGATATAGACCATTATCAACTAGGCTAAAGCTATTGAAGATCCAAAATCACATCCTCTTATAGATGGATGTATATGTTAAAGCAGAAGGTAAATTTTGTGATAGTGTGAGATACTGAGATGAACTACAAAGCGGTATTTAAGAAAGTATTTGTGAAGAATAAGTACTCACATAATCAAATTCTGACAGATCTCTAGCTGGTTCTAGCCAAGCactgaaaagagagagagagagagagagagagagagagagagaagataagCAGATTCAAAGTTTAGCAATCATTAAGACAATTCCAAAGCAAATTGTTTTGAACTTGAACTACCTACACCTGGTAATACTGTACTTACTGTTCCTTGCTCCCATAAAGCTGCACTAGAATATGTCCAATATGATTGTTTTTAGTACACTCAAGAGATCTCTCATCCATGACCTAAGTATTTGCATTTAAGAAAGTAGTTAAGAATATTACTGAGGCTTGACTATAGAAAAGAAACAAAAGCAGGAAAAAGAGGAATGAATCAGAGTCCATCAAAATAAACAGTAAACATATCAGAACCTCTGCAGGCCACCAGTCATGATATGCAGTTTTAGCCCATACGGTACTTCCTGGAGCTAACCAAGAATCTCCATTCCTCCCAGTTGGGCACAAAGATCCATCTACAGTAAATGGTGCCGGTCCTGCTAACGAGTGGGTTAAAACACGATCATTTGAATTCAATCCATTTTTACTGCATCAAAGAGGAAACTTTAGATTACAAATATGCTAAACAGTAAAAGCAACGGTACACCATCTTATTAAATTGGAGTAAACaagcattttaaaaaaaatcacacaTTAACTTGAACATCGTTAGAGCCAAAATATTATTAagctatgaaaaaataaaaaactctgAAAAATCTTGATCAATGACAAAATCATACAtgtcaagaaaaatatatgaaataAGAAGTGTAAAAGAACTCATTTTTACACATCCAGGGCCTATTAGTCattataattctttaaaaagaaaaaaaatttaagatcttACCCCTATATCTGATAGATGAGAAGCAACTAGAAGGAGAAAGAACTGGCAATAAGTTAAGAAGGTATTCAATCAGAAGAATTACACTGTCATATTATAAACAAAAGTTTACCATGCTTGACGTGCAAAAACAGTTTTGCAGGTAtccattaaagaaatttgatcaACTGATTCAACTTCAAGTACTGGTACTTCTACAGACTCCAAAATTGTCTCTCTATCTTTTCCATCCCATGAAATGCTACATTTCAATACGTTGGGTATTTTTTCATTATCAATAGAGAGAGGTCCAATGCTGGCTTCAAGGCTAATATCTGTCATGCCACTGGCAGAACCATCCTTGCTGTTTAATAATTCAGATAAAGAACCTGTCAATCAAAATACAaagttaatatattttttcttccaAGGTTCTTCTAAAATTATAAGATGATACAACAGCTGACTTACCAAGCAAAAGAAAGACACAACACCTTATAGAGCTTTAGGGCACTtaagttacaaatattcatgaataaaaaatgCATAAAAGACAAGAAAAACTAAATTCTGACTTTTGGTTATCTCTTTGACATATAAGCAACCCGTAGATGGTTGATCAATGTTTTTCCAGCAAAAAATAGAGTAGACAGGTCAATAAAAGAATGCTAAAATAAATGTACAGTTACATACTAACAAATCAGGAAATAAAGTATTTtgaaaaacaacaaaagaaaaagcaactctttttttcaaaattaatttttttccatTACAAGATGCTCTTACACAAACTCGAACCTGATACCTAATAATCAGGCAATACTGCAGTAACCACCCTAGACTCATGCCATGGCTATTAAACAAAGGTAAGAGATGAATAACACTTCAtgaaacaacaaagaagaaatgaAGGCATTAGCGCTTAGTTGACTTAGCCGAATGGCCTGTAGCTAATTATTAGGAATGATAAAGACACTACTCTAGATTCATGCAATGGCTGTTAAACAAAGGTACGAGCAAGTATGTTGTTCATGAGAAAAAGAGGAACTGTAAGAACATTTGGAATACCAATACTTTGTCAAAGAAACATAACTTGATGCCATACGACACCGAcaacatgtcaaaagatcatCTTAACCCAAAATTTAGGCGACCAGGTGGGGTATATATCAAAGCTCTTCTAACCTACAAACATTTAGATCTAAATTGTAATGGAAACCACTTAAAAGACTTCCAATAAACTTATGCAACATCACATTACCACTCCAAAGTCCAAGCTATAACATCGAAATGAAGCATCACACTGTATTTCCTGCACTAATAGAACTTGTAtcctctgaaaaaaaaaaaaaaaattggagtctATTTGATTGGCATTTTCTGTTCAAAATAGCGAGTTCAGATAATAATCGTATAGATTAATTTACACTTTTTTCATATAATTAACAAATAATCCAAGAGATCATGCTCCTCCAAAATCTGTCAAAGCCATACCAAGCTTTCAAAATCCATCAAACTCCAGCTTAAAACTAGTACCTTTCGAATAATCCGAACAAAATATCAAGGAGAATCCATGACATGCGATGAGAAGAACTGGAATTGACATCATGGAAGTGGAGAACCAAGGGAAAAGAAAGGGGGAGAAAGGCGGGTGAACCTTGGAGAGGACTCCTGCGGGCTTTACGTGTTCTCGGTCGCCGGCTGCTCTTCGGTACCAGAGGAGAATCGAACACCAGGGTTGATCTGCTCTTCATCGAGGGAGATCAGAAGCCGCTCAGAGAAATTGAGGGGAACCCTCTCGTGACGCGaaggataatatatatatacatatatatatatatatatatataagataaatgTGGGAAATAAGAGTATTGGCCGATCTTACGATATAATGGTGGGTGGAAACGGGTACCGTGGTCGTCGATGGGACTTGGGACCCACCCTTAGCGAACCAGTGTTGGATGGGGCCCGCGGATGGTAGGTCTCGTGTTTGCGGGGTAATCAAGTATTGTTTGTGTACTTAGTCGTCTCATCTAAACTCTCCATCTCTTCGGTTGTGGCGTATCTCCTCCGTCCGTTGTTGTGATCCCGGTGGATCCAACGGACATCCCCAGTCTCCGGTCACCGAGTTGAACCAATACCGTATTCAGTCATCTGTCACTCGACCCACGTTTGACTCGAATTCAAAATCAATTAATACCCTTTTCCATCACCTTTCACCGTCCGATTCATCGGCTCAAGCTTTGAGAAGGCAAAATTAGGGACGGAGGAATCCATCAATTAGATCCGACCCCGATGGATTAATCGATCCAAACTTGTTAATTATAGTGCTATCATTATCCTCATAATTAGTTGAAGTTAATGATAGTACATgttatcaaaaaaatataattagcgGCAAAATCTATTGTGCATACGAGGCTAAGTTGTAACATTCCTTCTAGccctataaataaatagataatttCTACTTAATCTATCGATATAGTTATATCGACtctcatattatttattataatttaatcagataaaataattatttattgaaTTCGAACACTCAAATTAGTGACAATAcatctattaattattttaaatattttaatattatcgtaaaataaatataattattat
Coding sequences within:
- the LOC103980594 gene encoding uncharacterized protein LOC103980594: MKSRSTLVFDSPLVPKSSRRPRTRKARRSPLQGSLSELLNSKDGSASGMTDISLEASIGPLSIDNEKIPNVLKCSISWDGKDRETILESVEVPVLEVESVDQISLMDTCKTVFARQACKNGLNSNDRVLTHSLAGPAPFTVDGSLCPTGRNGDSWLAPGSTVWAKTAYHDWWPAEVMDERSLECTKNNHIGHILVQLYGSKEHAWLEPARDLSEFDYCYEERSRNPLQAFQDALKQALCKHVHTSPRTLLERCLDNPKSSYQHDKLGTWQTSSNTSNNSADEGRSLRKRKMKVHFDELTCAENPKRRNRRLRIMRYLGLMAPVGSPFSLQH